One Fusarium falciforme chromosome 12, complete sequence DNA window includes the following coding sequences:
- a CDS encoding Gal-mutarotas-2 domain-containing protein, translating to MPQHERVPSSWTLRPKTDQGSEASSSVHLKSQDPELPFNFSFEAVFPNVFRTTYISDSHPLPPHPSIPTPTKDLSDTQINVQAIESSKEIRIGDISAKVDWSDSCPLVSVSLGDSNEAPLHQDLPHRAYVVNGGGVGHYSRYNRGTLHVGLGEKAAPMNLSGRRFQLSATDSFGYDNYKTDPLYKNIPLLINATPQGCVALFSTSHARGEYSIGSEMDGMWGHYKVLRQDYGGLEEYMIVGKTLKDIVTTYARLAGYPLLVPRWAFGYLSGGMKYSMLDDPPASEALLELARKMKENEIPCSAYQMSSGYTVSEHPPKTRNVFTWNHHRFPDPKAFIEEYHKLGMRLIANVKPYILENHPEYQKLKDAGALFTDPHTNQSAIARLWSAGGGESGLGGHIDFTSAAGFKWWYEGIKKLREEGIDCMWNDNNEYVIVDDEWRCALTEPSLTIPEAARYRPEVGLWGRSLQTELHGKSSHDALVDADPDVRPFVLTRSATAGTMRYACSSWSGDNVTSWSSMKGANALSLNAGVSLMQCYGHDIGGFEGLQPSPELLVRWVQQGIYSPRFAINCFKTGNDNQVGDVIEPWMYPEITHLVRKTIKRRYALMPYLYSLMLESHQHAIPPQRWTGWGYEADPEVWTEKIMDGETQYWLGDCLLIGGVFEPGASKAQVYLPKASDKDDGFINLNAPYQHLLAGQWVTLDAEWHGAGIPVLAKVGSAIQIGKDVQVLSPGETTNPAQLPLDDYRAVEIFPPKDGLGNKWYDNAWYEDDGVSAVAKNRISKYEVSYAADSAEVKVKFFRHEESGFKAPWKNLHVILPPGDVRVVRCVDGTVMEELKSDEQGRRHFRIGQA from the coding sequence ATGCCTCAGCACGAACGCGTCCCCTCATCTTGGACTCTGCGTCCTAAAACCGACCAAGGCAGTGAGGCAAGCTCCTCCGTGCATCTCAAGTCCCAAGACCCCGAACTCCCATTCAACTTTTCTTTCGAGGCTGTTTTCCCCAATGTCTTTCGAACAACATACATCAGTGACAGTCACCCTCTGCCACCTCATCCTAGCATCCCAACACCCACCAAAGACCTATCAGATACTCAAATAAACGTCCAAGCGATAGAATCGAGCAAGGAAATCCGCATTGGAGACATCAGCGCCAAAGTGGACTGGAGTGATTCATGCCCTCTGGTCAGCGTATCTCTCGGAGACTCAAATGAGGCACCCCTCCACCAGGATCTCCCTCATCGCGCCTATGTTGTCAACGGCGGAGGAGTGGGACATTATTCCCGATACAACCGCGGCACTCTTCATGTCGGGCTTGGCGAAAAGGCCGCTCCAATGAATCTCTCTGGCCGGAGATTCCAACTTTCTGCCACTGACAGCTTTGGCTACGACAACTACAAGACAGACCCCTTATACAAGAACATCCCCCTGCTCATCAACGCTACTCCTCAGGGCTGCGTTGCGCTCTTCTCAACCAGCCATGCCAGAGGCGAGTACTCGATTGGGTccgagatggatggcatgtGGGGTCACTACAAGGTCCTTCGCCAAGACTATGGCGGGTTGGAAGAGTACATGATCGTTGGGAAGACGCTAAAGGACATTGTCACTACCTATGCCAGACTTGCCGGGTATCCCTTGCTGGTTCCTCGCTGGGCTTTTGGCTATCTCTCTGGAGGCATGAAGTACTCAATGCTTGACGATCCTCCAGCATCCGAGGCGCTTCTTGAACTCGCACgaaagatgaaggagaatgAAATCCCTTGCTCCGCTTATCAGATGTCCTCTGGATACACTGTCTCCGAACATCCTCCCAAGACTCGAAACGTCTTCACCTGGAACCACCACCGCTTTCCGGATCCCAAGGCCTTCATCGAAGAATACCACAAGCTTGGTATGAGACTGATTGCCAACGTCAAGCCCTACATCCTCGAGAACCATCCCGAGTACCAGAAGCTGAAGGATGCTGGTGCCTTGTTCACAGACCCGCATACCAATCAGAGCGCCATCGCCAGGCTATGGAGTGCCGGAGGAGGTGAAAGCGGTCTGGGTGGCCATATTGACTTTACTTCGGCGGCTGGCTTCAAGTGGTGGTAcgagggcatcaagaagctACGCGAAGAAGGCATCGACTGCATGTGGAATGACAATAACGAATACGtcatcgtcgacgatgaGTGGAGGTGCGCACTCACTGAGCCATCCCTCACCATTCCAGAAGCCGCCAGATATCGCCCAGAAGTTGGTCTCTGGGGTCGGAGTCTTCAGACCGAACTCCATGGCAAATCTTCTCACGATGCCTTGGTCGACGCTGATCCAGATGTGAGACCTTTCGTTCTCACTCGCAGCGCCACAGCTGGAACCATGCGATACGCCTGTAGTTCCTGGAGCGGTGACAACGTCACCAGCTGGTCAAGCATGAAGGGCGCCAACGCCTTGTCTCTCAACGCGGGTGTGTCTCTTATGCAATGCTATGGTCACGATATTGGGGGTTTCGAGGGACTCCAGCCATCCCCTGAGCTCCTCGTACGTTGGGTTCAACAGGGCATCTACTCACCTCGCTTCGCCATCAACTGCTTCAAAACCGGCAACGACAACCAAGTTGGCGATGTCATTGAGCCTTGGATGTATCCCGAGATCACGCATCTGGTTCGAAAGACCATCAAGCGCCGCTATGCCCTGATGCCGTATCTGTATTCTCTCATGTTGGAAAGTCACCAGCATGCGATTCCGCCGCAGCGCTGGACCGGTTGGGGCTATGAAGCTGATCCAGAGGTTTGGACGGAGAAGATCATGGATGGAGAGACACAATACTGGCTCGGTGACTGTCTGCTGATCGGTGGTGTCTTTGAGCCCGGTGCGTCCAAAGCACAAGTATACCTCCCCAAGGCCTCTGATAAAGATGATGGATTCATCAACTTGAACGCCCCTTATCAACACCTGTTAGCAGGCCAGTGGGTTACATTGGATGCCGAGTGGCATGGTGCCGGCATCCCTGTCCTCGCAAAGGTCGGCTCAGCTATCCAGATTGGAAAAGACGTCCAAGTACTATCACCAGGTGAAACAACAAACCCTGCCCAACTACCGCTAGACGACTACCGAGCCGTCGAGATCTTTCCACCAAAGGACGGCCTTGGTAATAAGTGGTACGACAACGCGTGGTATGAAGACGATGGCGTCTCGGCTGTGGCGAAGAACAGGATATCCAAGTATGAGGTTTCTTATGCGGCTGACAGCGcagaggtcaaggtcaagttTTTCAGGCATGAGGAATCGGGTTTCAAGGCGCCTTGGAAGAACCTACATGTGATTCTGCCTCCTGGAGATGTTCGAGTGGTGCGATGTGTTGATGGGACGGTGATGGAAGAACTCAAGAGCGATGAACAAGGCCGACGGCATTTTCGGATTGGCCAAGCTTGA